A genomic stretch from Dermochelys coriacea isolate rDerCor1 chromosome 24, rDerCor1.pri.v4, whole genome shotgun sequence includes:
- the LOC119847588 gene encoding uncharacterized protein LOC119847588 isoform X1 codes for MVPKERSVWWVWISVLCAGTVARAAEQGQSSKDTGKSGHLGGTASYFTWTAERTDRNATWVTTNTAPSTEERLTTPNTTVLIPVKDTNGHKTTGQLSKPEIAIHSGEGICNITLTCTMREGGGDIMYVWHQPGKSHVLSMEPILRVTQKPADGFLNYTCTIRSAESKNSSMVSLSKHCNGASASSLIKYWVPPAFMVIALITLYFTYRKTTERESRSRAGSISQSSDSDSQDNQAVHSAAHVNPHPEAWNWTGEETLTTKKNEDALADPDPSPQPAQSRDNPGGRGE; via the exons TTGCAAGAGCAGCAGAACAAGGACAATCATCCAAAGACACGGGGAAAAGTGGGCATCTCGGAGGAACAGCGAGCTACTTCACCTGGACAGCAGAGAGAACAGACAGAAATGCAACCTGGGTCACTACAAACACTGCCCCCTCCACAGAAGAAAGACTCACAACGCCCAACACAACAGTTCTCATCCCAGTAAAGGACACCAATGGGCACAAAACCA CAGGGCAGCTGTCAAAGCCAGAGATTGCAATCCACTCCGGGGAGGGGATCTGCAACATCACCTTGACCTGCACAATGCGGGAAGGAGGTGGGGACATCATGTACGTCTGGCACCAGCCCGGGAAGAGCCACGTTCTGTCCATGGAGCCCATTCTCCGCGTCACCCAGAAGCCGGCTGATGGCTTCCTGAACTACACCTGCACCATCCGCAGCGCGGAGAGCAAGAATTCCAGCATGGTGTCCCTGAGCAAGCACTGCAATG GAGCCTCAGCTTCCAGCTTGATCAAGTACTGGGTCCCGCCGGCGTTCATGGTCATTGCGTTGATCACCCTGTATTTCACGTACAGGAAGACCACAGAGAGAG AAAGCCGCAGCAGAGCTGGGTCCATTTCTCAATCCTCAG ATTCTGATTCACAAGACAATCAAGCGGTTCACAGTGCAGCCCATGTTAACCCCCATCCGGAG GCATGGAATTGGACTGGTGAGGAGACTCTAACCACCAAGAAAAACGAAGACGCTCTCGCTGACCCAGAtccttccccccagccag CACAAAGCAGGGATAACCcaggtgggagaggagaatga
- the LOC119847588 gene encoding uncharacterized protein LOC119847588 isoform X3, which translates to MVPKERSVWWVWISVLCAGTVARAAEQGQSSKDTGKSGHLGGTASYFTWTAERTDRNATWVTTNTAPSTEERLTTPNTTVLIPVKDTNGHKTTGQLSKPEIAIHSGEGICNITLTCTMREGGGDIMYVWHQPGKSHVLSMEPILRVTQKPADGFLNYTCTIRSAESKNSSMVSLSKHCNGASASSLIKYWVPPAFMVIALITLYFTYRKTTERESRSRAGSISQSSDSDSQDNQAVHSAAHVNPHPEAWNWTGEETLTTKKNEDALADPDPSPQPEHSAASPS; encoded by the exons TTGCAAGAGCAGCAGAACAAGGACAATCATCCAAAGACACGGGGAAAAGTGGGCATCTCGGAGGAACAGCGAGCTACTTCACCTGGACAGCAGAGAGAACAGACAGAAATGCAACCTGGGTCACTACAAACACTGCCCCCTCCACAGAAGAAAGACTCACAACGCCCAACACAACAGTTCTCATCCCAGTAAAGGACACCAATGGGCACAAAACCA CAGGGCAGCTGTCAAAGCCAGAGATTGCAATCCACTCCGGGGAGGGGATCTGCAACATCACCTTGACCTGCACAATGCGGGAAGGAGGTGGGGACATCATGTACGTCTGGCACCAGCCCGGGAAGAGCCACGTTCTGTCCATGGAGCCCATTCTCCGCGTCACCCAGAAGCCGGCTGATGGCTTCCTGAACTACACCTGCACCATCCGCAGCGCGGAGAGCAAGAATTCCAGCATGGTGTCCCTGAGCAAGCACTGCAATG GAGCCTCAGCTTCCAGCTTGATCAAGTACTGGGTCCCGCCGGCGTTCATGGTCATTGCGTTGATCACCCTGTATTTCACGTACAGGAAGACCACAGAGAGAG AAAGCCGCAGCAGAGCTGGGTCCATTTCTCAATCCTCAG ATTCTGATTCACAAGACAATCAAGCGGTTCACAGTGCAGCCCATGTTAACCCCCATCCGGAG GCATGGAATTGGACTGGTGAGGAGACTCTAACCACCAAGAAAAACGAAGACGCTCTCGCTGACCCAGAtccttccccccagccag AACACAGCGCAGCCTCGCCCAGCTAA
- the LOC119847588 gene encoding uncharacterized protein LOC119847588 isoform X2 — protein MVPKERSVWWVWISVLCAGTVARAAEQGQSSKDTGKSGHLGGTASYFTWTAERTDRNATWVTTNTAPSTEERLTTPNTTVLIPVKDTNGHKTRQLSKPEIAIHSGEGICNITLTCTMREGGGDIMYVWHQPGKSHVLSMEPILRVTQKPADGFLNYTCTIRSAESKNSSMVSLSKHCNGASASSLIKYWVPPAFMVIALITLYFTYRKTTERESRSRAGSISQSSDSDSQDNQAVHSAAHVNPHPEAWNWTGEETLTTKKNEDALADPDPSPQPAQSRDNPGGRGE, from the exons TTGCAAGAGCAGCAGAACAAGGACAATCATCCAAAGACACGGGGAAAAGTGGGCATCTCGGAGGAACAGCGAGCTACTTCACCTGGACAGCAGAGAGAACAGACAGAAATGCAACCTGGGTCACTACAAACACTGCCCCCTCCACAGAAGAAAGACTCACAACGCCCAACACAACAGTTCTCATCCCAGTAAAGGACACCAATGGGCACAAAACCA GGCAGCTGTCAAAGCCAGAGATTGCAATCCACTCCGGGGAGGGGATCTGCAACATCACCTTGACCTGCACAATGCGGGAAGGAGGTGGGGACATCATGTACGTCTGGCACCAGCCCGGGAAGAGCCACGTTCTGTCCATGGAGCCCATTCTCCGCGTCACCCAGAAGCCGGCTGATGGCTTCCTGAACTACACCTGCACCATCCGCAGCGCGGAGAGCAAGAATTCCAGCATGGTGTCCCTGAGCAAGCACTGCAATG GAGCCTCAGCTTCCAGCTTGATCAAGTACTGGGTCCCGCCGGCGTTCATGGTCATTGCGTTGATCACCCTGTATTTCACGTACAGGAAGACCACAGAGAGAG AAAGCCGCAGCAGAGCTGGGTCCATTTCTCAATCCTCAG ATTCTGATTCACAAGACAATCAAGCGGTTCACAGTGCAGCCCATGTTAACCCCCATCCGGAG GCATGGAATTGGACTGGTGAGGAGACTCTAACCACCAAGAAAAACGAAGACGCTCTCGCTGACCCAGAtccttccccccagccag CACAAAGCAGGGATAACCcaggtgggagaggagaatga